One genomic region from Osmerus eperlanus chromosome 6, fOsmEpe2.1, whole genome shotgun sequence encodes:
- the socs5b gene encoding suppressor of cytokine signaling 5b — protein MEKVGKMWSNLRSRCQTLFHSDGAGPSSESSVEVDGVHCVVDLGRGGTAGESQASRASSPSRSLLPLPLVTAGRRHNCVSDIPQIVEITIDKDSEDVRGSPGGVPLARRDSYSRHAPWGGKKKHSCSTKTQSSLEADRRSGRSRGASSRRDRRYGVSSIQEMADSGAGGRSLSARSLRQRLSETVGLCLPLPPRRRSRSSKIPVASKRKIHLTELMLETCPFPPGSDLAHKWHLIKQHTAPVSPHSSTALLDAFDPAHPSPEDEEERLRERRRLSIEEGVDPPPNAQIHTLEASVQGSSLYKLGPKMAPCTAEASGEARGASSSAGSTASGSSLQVLGGASSLDCDSEEDSTTLCLQARRPKQRHASGEGHLSRSQPGPWKVHTQIDYIHCLVPDLLQITALPCYWGVMDRYEAEALLDGRPEGTFLLRDSAQEDYLFSVSFRRYNRSLHARIEQWNHNFSFDAHDPCVFHSSTVTGLLEHYKDPSACMFFEPLLTAPLHRTFPFGLQHLARAAICRQTTYDGIGGLPLPPALQDFLKEYHYKQKVRVRWLEREPPLKVK, from the coding sequence ATGGAGAAAGTGGGCAAGATGTGGAGCAACCTGAGGAGCAGATGCCAGACCCTCTTCCACAGCGATGGTGCGGGACCTAGCAGCGAGAGCAGCGTGGAGGTGGATGGTGTCCACTGCGTGGTCGACCTCGGTCGGGGAGGCACCGCAGGCGAGTCCCAGGCTTCCCGGGCCTCCAGCCCGTCTCGgagcctcctgcctctccctctggtgACGGCGGGCCGCCGTCACAACTGTGTGTCAGACATCCCTCAGATCGTGGAGATCACTATAGACAAGGACAGCGAGGATGTGAGGGGGAGCCCTGGGGGGGTCCCTCTGGCCCGGAGAGACTCTTACTCTCGGCACGCACCTTGGGGGGGCAAGAAAAAACACTCGTGTTCCACTAAGACCCAGAGTTCCCTCGAGGCGGACCGGCGGTCGGGGCGCTCCCGGGGGGCGTCCAGCCGCAGGGACCGGCGCTACGGCGTGAGCTCCATCCAGGAGATGGCTGACTCAGGGGCCGGGGGCCGCAGCCTCAGCGCCCGCTCTCTGCGGCAGCGTCTGAGCGAGACGGTGGGCCtgtgcctccccctgcccccccgccgGCGCTCCCGCTCCTCCAAGATCCCGGTGGCCTCCAAACGCAAGATCCACCTGACGGAGCTGATGTTGGAGACCTGTCCCTTCCCGCCGGGCTCGGACCTCGCCCACAAGTGGCACCTCATCAAGCAGCACACGGCGCCCGTCAGCCCGCATTCCTCCACCGCGCTGCTGGACGCCTTCGATCCGGCCCACCCCTCCCCGGAGGACGAAGAAGAGCGCCTGCGCGAGCGCCGCAGGCTCAGCATCGAGGAGGGCGTGGACCCGCCGCCCAACGCCCAGATCCACACCCTGGAGGCCTCCGTGCAGGGCTCCTCTCTGTACAAACTGGGACCAAAGATGGCCCCCTGCACGGCCGAGGCCTCGGGGGAGGCCCGCGGGGCCAGCTCATCGGCAGGGTCCACAGCGTCGGGGTCGTCGTTGCAGGTGCTCGGCGGGGCGTCGTCTCTGGACTGCGACTCGGAGGAGGActccaccaccctctgcctGCAGGCCCGCCGGCCCAAGCAGCGCCACGCCTCCGGGGAGGGTCACCTGAGCCGCAGCCAGCCGGGGCCCTGGAAGGTGCACACCCAGATCGACTACATCCACTGCCTGGTGCCCGACCTGCTGCAGATCACAGCGCTGCCCTGCTACTGGGGCGTGATGGACCGCTACGAGGCTGAAGCGCTGCTGGACGGCCGCCCCGAGGGCACCTTCCTGCTGCGCGACTCGGCTCAGGAGGACTACCTCTTCTCCGTCAGCTTCCGCCGCTACAACCGCTCGCTGCACGCCCGCATCGAGCAGTGGAACCACAACTTCAGCTTCGACGCCCACGACCCCTGCGTGTTCCACTCGTCCACCGTCACGGGCCTCCTGGAGCACTACAAAGACCCCAGCGCCTGCATGTTCTTCGAGCCGCTGCTCACGGCGCCGCTCCACCGGACCTTCCCCTTCGGCCTGCAGCACCTGGCCAGGGCCGCCATCTGCCGCCAGACCACTTACGACGGCATCGGC